The Salvia miltiorrhiza cultivar Shanhuang (shh) chromosome 1, IMPLAD_Smil_shh, whole genome shotgun sequence genome has a window encoding:
- the LOC131006003 gene encoding CASP-like protein PIMP1: MAPPPSYAVSPLVSLIVRILTFICLLISLILLATATGTASTTYGDVEVRFKDFISYRYLCAAVVMGLVYTAVQMGFTVYQMTTGNRFGGDGLVYIDFYGDKAASYILATGGAASIGMAVDLKDLGEVLGIGNFMSVANAAASLCLLAFLCSAVSSVFSSLALPKRV, from the exons ATGGCTCCGCCGCCGTCCTACGCCGTGTCTCCGCTCGTGTCGCTCATCGTGAGGATTTTAACCTTCATATGCCTCTTGATATCGCTCATCCTCCTCGCCACCGCCACCGGCACGGCTTCGACCACCTACGGGGACGTCGAAGTCAGATTCAAAGATTTCATATCATACCG ATATCTATGTGCCGCAGTGGTGATGGGATTAGTGTACACAGCCGTGCAAATGGGCTTCACTGTATACCAAATGACAACTGGAAATCGATTTGGAGGAGATGGTCTTGTTTATATTGATTTCTATGGTGACAAG GCGGCATCGTACATTCTTGCCACGGGCGGGGCGGCGAGCATCGGAATGGCCGTGGActtgaaggacttaggagaggTGTTGGGCATCGGCAATTTTATGAGCGTCGCCAACGCCGCCGCCAGCCTTTGCTTGCTCGCATTCCTTTGCTCCGCCGTGTCGTCAGTTTTTTCGTCGCTTGCTCTTCCCAAAAGAGTCTAA
- the LOC131005962 gene encoding very-long-chain enoyl-CoA reductase, with the protein MKVSVVTRSGRELVKGGLELSDSATVADLQEAIHKRTKKYYPSRQRLTLPLPSGSKERPTVLNYKKSLKEYTEGNELTVVFKDLGTQVNYSTLFFWEYLGPLVLYPIFYYFPVYKIFGYKEERVIHPVQTYAMYYWCFHYFKRIMETFFVHRFSHATSPLSNVFRNCAYYWTFGAWIAYYVNHPLYTPVSELQMKIGFAFGLLCQISNFYCHILLRNLRKSDGGGYQIPRGFLFNIVTCANYTTEIYQWLGFNIATQTVAGSVFMVVAAAIMTNWALAKHRRLKKLFDGKDGRPKYPRRWVILPPFL; encoded by the exons ATGAAGGTTTCCGTCGTCACTCGCAGCGGCCGCGAACTTGTCAAGGGAGGCCTTGAGCTCAGTGATTCC GCTACTGTGGCTGATCTGCAGGAGGCCATTCACAAGAGGA CAAAAAAATACTACCCGTCAAGACAGCGGTTGACCCTCCCCCTCCCATCTGGGTCGAAGGAGAGGCCCACCGTCCTTAACTATAAGAAGAGCCTGAAGGAGTATACCGAGGGGAATGAATTAACTGTCGTTTTCAAGGATCTCGGCACGCAAGTCAATTATAGCACTCTTTTCTTCTGGGAGTACTTGGGTCCTCTGGTTCTCTATCCAATCTTTTATTACTTCCCCGTATACAAGATCTTCGGCTACAAAGAGGAGCGCGTCATTCATCCGGTTCAGACATATGCCATGTATTACTGGTGCTTCCACTACTTCaaacgtattatggagacctTCTTCGTGCATCGTTTCAGCCATGCAACCTCACCTCTCTCGAATGTCTTCCGGAACTGTGCTTATTACTGGACTTTCGGTGCTTGGATCGCGTATTACGTCAACCACCCGCTTTACACGCCCGTGAGTGAGCTCCAGATGAAAATTGGCTTTGCTTTTGGGTTGCTTTGCCAGATTTCCAACTTCTATTGCCACATTTTATTGAGAAATCTTCGCAAATCTGATGGTGGTGGCTACCAAATCCCGCGTGGATTCCTATTCAACATTGTGACTTGTGCAAACTATACAACTGAGATCTATCAGTGGCTAGGCTTCAATATTGCGACACAAACTGTAGCAGGTTCTGTTTTCATGGTGGTAGCAGCTGCCATAATGACAAACTGGGCCCTTGCCAAGCACCGCCGTCTAAAGAAG CTGTTTGACGGGAAAGATGGCCGACCTAAATATCCCCGGAGATGGGTGATACTGCCCCCCTTCCTGTAG